A region of the Cupriavidus taiwanensis genome:
GCCCGACAGGGGCGCGATAAACAGGCTCTTCTTGCCGGCCTTCTGGAAGGCCGCGGCATTGAGCGAGCCGGGGAAATCCGCCATGGCGCCGATATCGAGCTTGTCCGCCACCATCTCGTTGGTCAGCGGCGGGCCGGAGGTGAAGTTCTTCCATTGCACGTCGTAAGTGACGTCCTTGTACTTGCCGGTGCGTGGCAGGTATTTGTCGAGCAGCTTCAGTTCGCGAATCAGCAGGCCGCCGGTGGCGCAGTTGATGGTGGTGTCCTGCGTGCCGATGGCGACACGGATGGTTTCGGCGCTGGCTGCGCCGCCGAGGCTGGCGGCGGCCAGCGCCAGGAACAGGTGGAGGCTGGTGGAGGCTTTCATGGGGCTATCTCTGTGGTGCTGTGGTCATGAAGCGGGGCCATCAACGCAGCAGGTACGGGATCTCGACCCGGACCGCGCCCGTCGGGCAATCCTTCTCGCAAGGCATGCAGTACCAGCACTCGTCGAACTGCATATAGGCCTTGCCCTTGGCCAGGTCGATAGCCAGCAGGTCCATCGGGCAGACATCGACGCAGACCGTGCAGCCCTTGTCGGCAATGCATTTGTCTTCGTCGATGGTGACGGGTGCGCTGCTGCGCTGGGTGATTTCATGCGGGGTGTAGGCCATGGCGTGGGTTCCTTCAGACGGCAGCCAGGGTGGCCGGTCCGGACATTGCGGCCGTGGCGGCCGGGGCGGGAGCGTGGCCGCGGCCGACGCGCAGCCGCTGGTAGGCGGTGGCGTCGTCGCCTTCCACCGGCACGATGTACGGTTCGATCTCGCGCTTGTGGCTGACCATGCGCCCGGCGTGATCCTTGCTGAGGTGCGTATGGCAGAACCATTCGGCGTCATTGCGCTGCGGATAGTCGACGCGATGGTGGTAGAGGCCCCAGCGGCTCTCGGTGCGGAACAGCGAGGCGCGGGCCGCCATCTCCGCGCAGTCGCGGATCGCCATCACCTCGACCGCGCGCATCAGCTCGTGCGGATTGGCGGCGCGGATCTGGCCGATGTCCTCGGCGATGGCATCGAAGCGCTGCAGGCCGATTTCCATCTTGCGCGTGACCTTGGGCGGCTGCAGGTAGTCGTTGACCATGCGGCGCAGCTTGTATTCCACCTGCGCGGGCGGCAGGCCGCTCGCGCGTGCCAGCGGCGCGAACACGCGCGCGCGCTCCGCCCCGACCTGGGCCGCATCGGCTTCGGGCAGGGCGCGGCCCGCAACGTAATCGGCGGCGTTCTGCCCGGCAAACCAGCCATAGGTGAAGGCGCCCAGCATGTAGTTGTGAGGCACCGCGGCCATGTCGCCGGCGGCATAGAGGCCCGGCACCGTGGTTTCGGCGCGCTCGTTCACATGCACGCCGGAAGCACTGTGGCCGCTGCAGAAGCCGATCTCGGAGATATGCATCTCGACCATCTGCTTGCGGTAGTCGGTGCCGCGCCCGGCGTGGAACTGTCCGCGGCTGGGGCGTTCGTTGGTGTGCAGGATGGTCTCGATGGTCTGGATGGTTTCTTCGGCCAGGTGGTCCAGCTTCAGGAACACCGGGCCGTTGCCGCCTTGCAACTCCTGGTAGAACTCCCACATCATCTGGCCGCTCCAGTAGTCGCATTCGATAAAGCGCTCGCCCTTGCCGTTGGCGGTATAGCCGCCCAGCGGGCCGGTTACGTAGGCGCAGGCCGGTCCGTTGTAGTCCTTGATCAGCGGATTGATCTGGAAGCACTCGAGGTTGGCCAGCGCCGCGCCGGCGTGATAGGCCATGGCGTAGCCGTCGCCGGCATTGGTGGGGTTCTCGTAGGTGCCCATCAGGTAGCCGGACGCGGGCAGGCCCAGGCGGCCGGCCGCGCCGCAGCACAGGATCACGGCGCGGGCGCGGATCACGTGGAAGTCCGCGGTGCGGCAGTCGAAGCCCATCACGCCGCTGGCGGCACCGGTGGCGTCGGTCAGCACGCGCGTGGCGACGATGCGGTTGGTGATCTCAACCCGCGCGCGCTTGAGCTGGCGGTACAACACCTTCTTGACGTTATGTCCTTCCGGCATCGGCAGCACGTAAGAGCCCATGTGATGGACCTTTTTCACTGCGTAGTCGCCGGTCTCGTCCTTCTCGAACCGCACGCCCCAACGGTCCAGTTGCTCGATGGTGGCGAAGCTGTGGCGCGCGTAGGCATAGACGGTGGACTGGTCGACGATGCCGTCGTTGGCCACGGTGATCTCGCGCGTGTACTGCTCGGGCGTGGCGTGGCCGGGGATCACGGCGTTGTTGAGCCCGTCCATGCCCATCGAGATGGCGCCGCTGCGCTTGACGTGCGCCTTGTCGAGCAGCAGCACGCGCAGCGCGGGGTTGCGTTCCTTGGCCTTGATCGCGGCCATCGGGCCGGCGGTGCCGCCGCCGACGACAACGATGTCGTATTCGTGAGTCAGGGTGTTCATGCGGAGGGCTTCCCCTTGCTGGCTGGTTTGCGGGGCCGCGCGCGGCCTGCGGTGTGGTTGACGTGGGTGGCAGGCGCCGCCTTGTGCCGGTCTGCACGCAGCCGGTACTGGAACGCGTCGCCGCGGAAGTAGAGAAACTCGTAGTCGATCGGCGTGCCTTGCGCGTCGTGGGTCAGGCGTTCGATGCGCAGCACCGGCGCACCGTCCTGGATGCGCAGCGCCCGGGTCAGGTCGTCGTCGGCGAGGATCGCGTCGACGCTCAGGTCGGCATGGCCGAGCTTTACGCCGCAGTCGTTTTCCAGGATCAGGAAGATGTCGCGCGTGGCGAGGTCGGCATTGAGCAGGCGGCGGCCGACGGCCGCCGGCACCCAGGTCAGCTCCAGCGACACCGGTTCGCGGTTGAGCAGGCGCACGCGCCGGATCTCCACCACCGGGTCGCCTTCGCGCAGATGCAGT
Encoded here:
- a CDS encoding 4Fe-4S dicluster domain-containing protein; the encoded protein is MAYTPHEITQRSSAPVTIDEDKCIADKGCTVCVDVCPMDLLAIDLAKGKAYMQFDECWYCMPCEKDCPTGAVRVEIPYLLR
- a CDS encoding fumarate reductase/succinate dehydrogenase flavoprotein subunit — protein: MNTLTHEYDIVVVGGGTAGPMAAIKAKERNPALRVLLLDKAHVKRSGAISMGMDGLNNAVIPGHATPEQYTREITVANDGIVDQSTVYAYARHSFATIEQLDRWGVRFEKDETGDYAVKKVHHMGSYVLPMPEGHNVKKVLYRQLKRARVEITNRIVATRVLTDATGAASGVMGFDCRTADFHVIRARAVILCCGAAGRLGLPASGYLMGTYENPTNAGDGYAMAYHAGAALANLECFQINPLIKDYNGPACAYVTGPLGGYTANGKGERFIECDYWSGQMMWEFYQELQGGNGPVFLKLDHLAEETIQTIETILHTNERPSRGQFHAGRGTDYRKQMVEMHISEIGFCSGHSASGVHVNERAETTVPGLYAAGDMAAVPHNYMLGAFTYGWFAGQNAADYVAGRALPEADAAQVGAERARVFAPLARASGLPPAQVEYKLRRMVNDYLQPPKVTRKMEIGLQRFDAIAEDIGQIRAANPHELMRAVEVMAIRDCAEMAARASLFRTESRWGLYHHRVDYPQRNDAEWFCHTHLSKDHAGRMVSHKREIEPYIVPVEGDDATAYQRLRVGRGHAPAPAATAAMSGPATLAAV
- a CDS encoding GntR family transcriptional regulator; the encoded protein is MPIPLPLYTQIKDALRARILDGTYPPHHQMPSESELGESFRASRITVRQALGDLQKEGLIFRIHGKGTFVSKPRAFQNVTSLQGFAEAMSSMGYEILNQVRSCKRVPASRHVAAQLHLREGDPVVEIRRVRLLNREPVSLELTWVPAAVGRRLLNADLATRDIFLILENDCGVKLGHADLSVDAILADDDLTRALRIQDGAPVLRIERLTHDAQGTPIDYEFLYFRGDAFQYRLRADRHKAAPATHVNHTAGRARPRKPASKGKPSA